One window from the genome of Moorena sp. SIOASIH encodes:
- a CDS encoding DUF3598 family protein, whose product MNQTFEQLKQHNWTNFITHHLRNWYGSWTIYSPEGEVMESFVGSRCSIINPEQTQITQTNVYMYDNGTEEEKVFHNTPNSLINGLADQTAQASFMYMFEQGSAIWTVNRFEPGELFAVEFWFRYQELRHSLLVVYNSDGKLTKTVSVREEDLQKPCDHWTLNPQLIPHRDIINGEEGLAITLTPVTQLSQPRPTHLAWEYPDHQTFYYPDGISLSYPPKLKPEMSLVVIGDWQVNPNIRQQLLVDYNSSGELSGLTLKSNQPEMER is encoded by the coding sequence ATGAATCAGACATTTGAACAATTAAAGCAGCATAACTGGACTAATTTTATCACCCATCATTTACGGAATTGGTATGGGTCTTGGACAATTTATTCCCCTGAAGGTGAAGTGATGGAATCCTTTGTAGGTAGTCGATGCTCTATCATTAATCCTGAGCAGACTCAAATTACCCAAACTAACGTATATATGTATGACAATGGAACTGAAGAGGAGAAAGTTTTCCACAATACTCCAAACAGTTTAATCAATGGTTTAGCTGATCAAACCGCTCAAGCATCCTTTATGTATATGTTTGAGCAAGGGTCGGCTATTTGGACAGTAAATCGATTTGAACCAGGGGAGTTGTTTGCAGTAGAGTTCTGGTTTAGATATCAAGAATTACGCCATAGTCTGCTAGTAGTGTATAACTCAGATGGGAAATTAACTAAAACAGTCAGTGTCCGAGAGGAGGATTTGCAAAAGCCCTGTGATCATTGGACACTTAACCCACAGTTAATCCCCCATCGAGATATAATTAATGGGGAAGAAGGATTAGCAATTACCCTTACCCCAGTCACCCAACTATCTCAGCCAAGACCAACTCATTTAGCTTGGGAATATCCAGACCATCAAACCTTTTATTATCCAGATGGAATATCATTAAGTTATCCCCCCAAACTCAAACCAGAAATGTCTTTAGTTGTGATTGGAGATTGGCAAGTTAATCCTAATATTAGACAACAACTGCTAGTTGATTATAATTCATCCGGTGAGTTATCCGGCTTAACGTTAAAGAGTAATCAACCAGAGATGGAGAGATAG